A genomic segment from Klebsiella africana encodes:
- a CDS encoding nuclear transport factor 2 family protein produces MTEQRPPLPPFTRESAIQKVRAAEDGWNSRDAEKVALAYTVDSEWRNRSEFVHGRGQIVEFLQRKWRKEQQYRLIKELWAWQENRIAVRFAYEWCDDSGNWFRSYGNENWEFDKHGLMQTRYACINDLPIAESERLFHWPQGRRPDDHPGLSELGL; encoded by the coding sequence ATGACCGAACAACGTCCCCCGTTACCGCCGTTTACCCGCGAGAGCGCTATCCAGAAGGTCCGCGCCGCGGAAGATGGCTGGAACAGCCGCGATGCGGAAAAAGTCGCCCTGGCCTACACCGTGGATAGCGAATGGCGCAACCGCAGCGAATTTGTCCACGGCAGGGGGCAAATTGTTGAGTTCCTGCAGCGAAAATGGCGCAAAGAGCAGCAATACCGGCTGATTAAGGAGCTATGGGCATGGCAGGAGAATCGCATCGCCGTGCGCTTCGCCTATGAGTGGTGTGACGACAGCGGCAACTGGTTTCGCTCGTATGGCAATGAAAACTGGGAGTTTGATAAGCACGGGCTGATGCAGACGCGCTACGCCTGCATCAACGATCTGCCGATTGCCGAGAGCGAGCGCCTGTTCCACTGGCCCCAGGGCCGTCGCCCGGACGATCATCCGGGGCTCAGCGAGCTGGGGCTGTAA
- a CDS encoding carboxymuconolactone decarboxylase family protein, which yields MSRLADIREQDATGKAADIFAGIKKTMGKVPNAYLTIGGHSPAALQQALAHNAMLHKGSLSAQQLEAINLSVSEATGCDYCLAAHTLMAKKAGFSSEQIHALRRGEYAEEAQLDALVKFAQTLVTTTGTLPEADVAALRNAGFSDQQVIEIISAISAILFTNMVNRVNDTVVDFPKAD from the coding sequence ATGAGCCGTTTAGCTGATATCCGTGAACAAGATGCCACCGGCAAAGCCGCCGATATTTTCGCCGGGATCAAAAAAACGATGGGCAAAGTGCCGAACGCCTACCTGACCATCGGCGGCCACTCGCCGGCGGCGCTGCAGCAGGCGCTGGCGCACAATGCGATGCTCCATAAAGGCAGCCTCAGCGCCCAACAGCTGGAAGCGATTAACCTGTCGGTCAGCGAAGCCACCGGCTGTGACTACTGTCTGGCCGCGCATACCCTGATGGCGAAAAAAGCCGGCTTCAGCAGCGAACAAATCCATGCCCTGCGCCGCGGGGAGTATGCGGAAGAGGCGCAGCTTGATGCGCTGGTGAAATTCGCGCAGACGCTGGTGACCACCACCGGCACGCTGCCGGAAGCCGACGTCGCCGCGCTGCGCAACGCCGGTTTTAGCGACCAGCAGGTGATTGAGATTATCAGCGCCATCAGCGCGATCCTGTTCACCAACATGGTGAACCGGGTTAACGACACGGTGGTTGACTTCCCGAAAGCCGATTAA
- a CDS encoding AraC family transcriptional regulator: MDSLSHLLALLAPRCEVNLHCRFGGRWQAGHQQMRSGVVPWHVVLRGEGRLNVGGQTHHLRAGDVVLLPHGSPHLMESLVEWGQVLPVAHRFNGTVTEMRAGPAEGALEMLCGEFYFGPHVSWLFTAESTLIHLHTDTREDCPELDALLNVLVRESLAQRPGGSAIVRSLGDTLLVLLLRMLLGEQQPPGGLLRLMSDERLMPAVLAVMATPEQPWTLESMAARAFLSRATFARHFARVYHLTPQAWLSQLRMALAARLLRLERQTNLEVIAERCGFQSLASFSKRFKMRYGVTPGEWRRG; encoded by the coding sequence ATGGACAGTCTCAGTCATCTGCTGGCGCTGCTGGCGCCGCGCTGCGAAGTGAACCTGCACTGTCGCTTCGGCGGCCGCTGGCAGGCCGGGCACCAGCAAATGCGCAGCGGCGTGGTGCCATGGCACGTGGTGCTGCGCGGCGAGGGGCGGCTCAACGTCGGCGGCCAGACCCATCACCTGCGCGCGGGGGATGTCGTCCTCCTGCCCCACGGTTCGCCGCACCTGATGGAGAGCCTGGTGGAATGGGGCCAGGTGCTGCCGGTGGCGCACCGGTTTAACGGAACGGTGACGGAAATGCGCGCCGGCCCGGCGGAGGGGGCGCTGGAGATGCTGTGCGGGGAATTCTATTTTGGTCCGCACGTCAGCTGGTTGTTCACTGCAGAATCGACGCTGATCCATCTCCATACCGATACGCGTGAAGACTGTCCGGAGCTGGATGCGCTGCTTAACGTGCTGGTACGTGAGAGCCTGGCGCAGCGTCCCGGCGGCAGCGCTATTGTGCGCAGCCTCGGCGATACGCTGCTGGTGCTCCTGCTGCGCATGCTGCTTGGCGAGCAGCAGCCGCCCGGTGGACTGCTGCGCCTGATGAGCGATGAACGCCTGATGCCGGCGGTGCTGGCGGTGATGGCGACCCCGGAGCAGCCGTGGACGCTGGAAAGCATGGCCGCCCGCGCGTTTTTATCACGGGCCACCTTTGCCCGTCATTTTGCCCGCGTCTATCACCTGACGCCGCAGGCGTGGCTGTCGCAGTTGCGAATGGCGCTGGCCGCCCGGCTGCTGCGCCTGGAGCGTCAGACCAACCTCGAGGTCATTGCCGAACGCTGCGGCTTTCAGTCGCTGGCGTCCTTCTCGAAGCGTTTCAAAATGCGCTATGGCGTGACGCCGGGCGAGTGGCGCCGGGGCTAG
- the nlpA gene encoding lipoprotein NlpA translates to MKLRLRVAAAVMLAGLVLVGCDQKGNDAKHIKVGVINGAEQDVAEVAKKVAKEKYGLEVELVGFSGSLLPNESTNAGDLDANVFQHRPFLEQDNKAHNYHLVAVGNTFVFPMAGYSRKIKSVAELKDGATIAIPNDPTNLGRALLLLQKEKLITLKAGTGLLPTAVDITDNPHNLKIMELEGAQLPRVLDDPKVDVAIISTTYLQQTGLSPVRDGIFIEDKNSPYVNIIVTREDNKDAENVKEFMQSYQSPEVAKAAETIFNGGAVPGW, encoded by the coding sequence ATGAAATTACGTTTACGGGTCGCCGCCGCAGTGATGCTGGCGGGTCTGGTACTGGTCGGCTGCGACCAAAAGGGGAATGACGCAAAGCACATTAAGGTCGGCGTGATTAACGGCGCCGAGCAGGATGTGGCGGAAGTGGCGAAGAAGGTGGCCAAAGAGAAGTACGGTCTGGAGGTCGAGCTGGTGGGATTCAGCGGCTCGCTGCTGCCTAACGAATCAACCAACGCCGGCGATCTGGACGCCAACGTCTTCCAGCATCGGCCTTTCCTTGAGCAGGATAACAAAGCGCATAACTATCATCTGGTGGCGGTCGGGAATACCTTCGTCTTCCCAATGGCCGGCTATTCGCGCAAGATCAAGTCAGTCGCCGAACTGAAAGACGGCGCGACGATCGCTATTCCCAACGATCCGACCAATCTCGGGCGGGCGCTGCTGCTGCTGCAAAAAGAGAAGCTGATTACCCTCAAAGCCGGGACCGGCCTGCTGCCGACGGCGGTGGATATCACCGACAACCCGCATAATCTGAAAATTATGGAGCTGGAAGGGGCGCAACTGCCGCGCGTGCTCGACGATCCCAAAGTCGACGTGGCCATCATCAGCACCACCTACCTGCAGCAAACCGGGCTGTCGCCGGTTCGCGACGGCATTTTTATCGAAGATAAAAACTCGCCCTACGTGAACATCATCGTGACCCGGGAAGACAATAAAGACGCGGAAAACGTGAAGGAGTTTATGCAGTCGTACCAGTCGCCGGAGGTGGCAAAGGCGGCAGAGACTATCTTCAACGGCGGCGCGGTGCCGGGCTGGTAA
- a CDS encoding DMT family transporter, with amino-acid sequence MVRQRQADLLLIAATVIAACGWIFSREAIAGMPVFAFLGLRFFFAALLLLPFCRGFRPQKQHWPKLIISGLWFALNLCLWIYSVSTTASLGEGAFIMSLSMLFVPLTAWVMMKVRPPRAWWECLPIAVVGLGLLSLHMPIVFHPSQGWFLLTALVQSIWFCYTSRCAREVPLIPLTTVQLAITGIVGLTISAAVERWDQPMTLPTLGWLVASIVIATSLRFGLQMKGQKYATVASAAIIMVIEPLLTVIAAALWYGEQLPLQKIIGGVLILVAQLWFRWRMLKP; translated from the coding sequence ATGGTACGCCAACGGCAGGCTGACCTGCTGCTGATTGCCGCGACGGTAATTGCCGCCTGCGGCTGGATTTTTTCCCGCGAGGCGATCGCCGGCATGCCGGTATTCGCGTTCCTTGGGCTGCGCTTTTTCTTCGCTGCGCTGCTTTTGCTGCCGTTCTGCCGCGGTTTTCGCCCGCAAAAGCAGCACTGGCCAAAACTCATCATCAGCGGACTCTGGTTTGCGCTCAACCTCTGCCTGTGGATCTATTCGGTTTCCACGACGGCGTCGCTCGGCGAAGGGGCGTTTATCATGAGCCTGTCGATGCTGTTCGTCCCGCTGACCGCGTGGGTGATGATGAAAGTGCGCCCGCCGCGTGCCTGGTGGGAGTGCCTGCCGATCGCGGTGGTGGGCCTCGGGCTGCTCAGCCTGCATATGCCCATAGTGTTTCACCCCAGCCAGGGCTGGTTTTTGCTGACCGCGCTGGTGCAGTCGATCTGGTTCTGTTACACCAGCCGCTGCGCGCGTGAAGTGCCGCTGATCCCCCTGACCACCGTGCAGCTGGCGATCACCGGTATCGTCGGGTTGACCATCTCCGCTGCCGTTGAACGCTGGGACCAGCCGATGACCCTGCCGACTCTCGGCTGGCTGGTGGCCAGCATTGTCATCGCCACCAGCCTGCGCTTCGGTCTGCAGATGAAGGGGCAGAAGTACGCGACGGTGGCCAGCGCGGCCATCATTATGGTGATCGAGCCGCTGCTGACGGTGATTGCCGCCGCGCTGTGGTACGGTGAACAGCTGCCGCTGCAGAAGATTATCGGCGGCGTGCTGATCCTGGTAGCCCAGCTGTGGTTCCGCTGGCGGATGCTTAAGCCGTAA
- a CDS encoding NUDIX domain-containing protein: MKKKLTAADMHDPQVIAETPWFSMRKVGIDVAPGERRDFYSIHYPRPAVGIVAIQDEKVLLIRHYRYLIDKVVWAIPSGGVDEGEDPAVAALRELREETGWQAQRVEEIIRFNPSYGSSDQLFITWLATGLRWVGMDAEQDEVMETGWFTFDEINQLIARGEMPDGLSLVPLLQLMAQRRTGPLTA; this comes from the coding sequence ATGAAAAAGAAACTGACCGCCGCCGATATGCACGACCCGCAGGTCATCGCCGAGACGCCGTGGTTCAGCATGCGTAAGGTGGGTATTGATGTCGCTCCCGGCGAGCGCCGCGACTTTTATTCCATTCACTATCCACGCCCGGCGGTGGGGATTGTGGCCATTCAGGATGAGAAAGTGCTGCTGATTCGCCACTACCGCTACCTGATCGACAAGGTGGTGTGGGCCATTCCGTCAGGCGGCGTCGATGAAGGGGAAGACCCGGCGGTCGCCGCGCTGCGCGAGCTGCGGGAAGAGACCGGCTGGCAGGCGCAACGCGTCGAGGAGATTATTCGTTTTAACCCCTCCTACGGCAGCAGCGATCAGCTGTTTATCACCTGGCTGGCCACCGGTTTACGCTGGGTTGGTATGGACGCGGAACAAGATGAGGTGATGGAAACCGGCTGGTTTACCTTCGACGAGATAAACCAGCTGATCGCCCGCGGCGAGATGCCGGACGGGCTGTCGCTGGTGCCCCTGCTGCAGCTGATGGCGCAGCGGCGAACTGGCCCGCTTACGGCTTAA
- a CDS encoding MBL fold metallo-hydrolase: MNITHIRNATQIIDYAGKRFLIDPMLADKGAWPGFPGTARSELRNPLVELPFSRDKIVDVDAVIVTHTHDDHWDAAAIAAIPKTRPVFVQHEADAALLRSQGFQDLRLLSADSEFAGVNLQKTTSGQHGSDRTYAVPAMAERLGEACGVVFRHPQEKTLWLMGDTIWRDDIAADLLKLRPDVVVLNAGYAHVIGFGPIIMGKEDLLNVHFTLPEAKIMAIHLEAVNHCLVSREEMRQYALDNQIADVVSIPQDGETVVY; this comes from the coding sequence ATGAACATCACCCACATCCGTAATGCGACCCAGATTATTGACTACGCCGGGAAAAGATTTCTCATCGACCCGATGCTGGCGGACAAAGGCGCCTGGCCGGGTTTTCCGGGCACCGCGCGCAGCGAACTGCGCAATCCGCTGGTTGAGCTGCCATTTTCCCGCGATAAAATTGTCGACGTTGACGCGGTGATCGTCACCCACACCCATGACGATCACTGGGACGCGGCGGCGATCGCCGCGATCCCGAAAACCCGGCCGGTGTTCGTCCAGCATGAGGCCGACGCCGCGCTGCTGCGCAGCCAGGGATTTCAGGATCTGCGCCTGCTGTCGGCAGACAGCGAATTTGCCGGCGTGAACCTGCAAAAGACCACTTCCGGGCAACACGGCAGCGACCGGACCTACGCGGTGCCGGCGATGGCTGAACGCCTGGGCGAGGCCTGCGGCGTGGTGTTTCGCCATCCGCAGGAGAAGACGCTGTGGCTGATGGGGGATACCATTTGGCGTGATGACATTGCAGCCGACCTGCTGAAGCTGCGCCCGGACGTGGTGGTGTTGAACGCCGGCTACGCCCACGTCATCGGCTTTGGTCCGATTATTATGGGCAAGGAAGATCTCCTGAACGTGCACTTCACCCTGCCGGAAGCGAAAATCATGGCTATTCACCTCGAGGCGGTCAACCACTGCCTGGTGAGTCGGGAAGAGATGCGCCAGTATGCGCTGGATAATCAGATTGCCGATGTGGTGTCTATCCCGCAGGATGGAGAAACCGTCGTTTATTGA
- a CDS encoding GlxA family transcriptional regulator, producing MKLTDVAIVAVEGFSPFHYAVPCMLFGDSVSEIKRFNLHICAERPGLLRARDGFALYATGDYTALEQADIVVVPYWGEVDRRPPQALLDSLVRARDNGAEIVGLCLGAFVLGYTGLLDGKRAATHWEFEQDFQRRFPQVQLDINALYVDDQRIITSAGTAAALDCCLYIIRQRFGSLAANQIARRMIVSPHREGGQAQFIAQPVPTNTRDARINCLLDYLQQHIAEPHSLDSLARVVAMSRRTLTRHFARATGMSITDWLTAERLRRSQTLLEAGDLPVEQVAEAVGYVSAVTWRQQFKARFGVSPTEWRRTFRRGA from the coding sequence ATGAAACTCACCGACGTGGCGATTGTCGCTGTAGAGGGCTTTAGCCCGTTTCATTACGCCGTCCCCTGCATGCTGTTTGGCGATTCAGTCTCTGAAATCAAACGCTTTAATCTGCACATTTGCGCCGAGCGGCCGGGGCTGCTGCGCGCCCGCGATGGTTTTGCGTTGTACGCCACCGGCGATTACACCGCGCTGGAACAGGCAGATATCGTGGTGGTGCCTTACTGGGGCGAGGTCGATCGGCGTCCGCCGCAGGCGCTGCTTGATAGCCTGGTGCGGGCGCGGGATAACGGCGCGGAAATCGTCGGCCTGTGTCTCGGCGCGTTCGTCCTTGGCTACACCGGGCTGCTGGACGGGAAACGTGCAGCGACCCACTGGGAGTTTGAGCAGGATTTCCAGCGCCGGTTTCCGCAGGTGCAGCTGGATATCAACGCCCTGTACGTCGATGACCAGCGGATCATTACTTCGGCGGGCACCGCGGCGGCGCTGGACTGCTGCCTCTACATCATCCGCCAGCGTTTCGGCAGCCTCGCGGCCAACCAGATCGCCCGGCGGATGATTGTTTCGCCACACCGCGAGGGCGGCCAGGCGCAGTTTATCGCCCAGCCGGTGCCGACAAACACCCGCGATGCGCGAATCAACTGCCTGCTGGATTATCTGCAGCAGCATATTGCCGAGCCGCACAGTCTCGATTCGCTGGCCCGGGTGGTGGCGATGAGCCGCCGTACCCTGACCCGCCACTTCGCCCGGGCAACCGGGATGAGCATTACCGACTGGCTGACCGCCGAACGTCTGCGCCGCAGCCAGACTCTGCTTGAGGCGGGGGATCTGCCGGTCGAGCAGGTGGCGGAGGCGGTGGGCTATGTTTCAGCGGTCACCTGGCGCCAGCAGTTTAAAGCGCGCTTTGGCGTCAGCCCGACGGAATGGCGGCGTACCTTTCGTCGTGGCGCTTAG
- a CDS encoding NAD(P)-dependent alcohol dehydrogenase gives MLINAIGTYSASQPLESMAITRRDPGPQDVQIAIAYCGVCHSDLHQARSEWAGTLYPCVPGHEIVGRVTAVGNAVSRYAVGDLVGVGCMVDSCQQCEECAEGLENYCDNMVLTYNGPTQDAPGHTLGGYSQQIVVNERYVLRITHPEAQLAAVAPLLCAGITTYSPLRHWHAGPGKKVGVVGIGGLGHMGIKLAHAMGAHVVAFTTSESKRDAARALGADEVVVSRNEDEMANHVKSFDFILNTVAAPHNLDAFTTLLKRDGTMTLVGAPATPHPSPEVFNLIFRRRSIAGSMIGGIPETQEMLDFCAEHGIVADIELIRGDEINEAWERMVKGDVKYRFVIDSATLAG, from the coding sequence ATGCTGATCAACGCTATTGGTACCTACTCCGCCAGCCAGCCGCTGGAATCAATGGCCATCACCCGCCGCGACCCGGGGCCGCAGGATGTACAGATCGCCATCGCTTACTGCGGCGTCTGCCACTCCGATCTCCACCAGGCGCGATCGGAATGGGCAGGAACGCTGTATCCCTGCGTGCCGGGGCATGAAATTGTGGGTCGGGTGACCGCGGTCGGCAACGCCGTCTCGCGCTACGCCGTCGGCGATCTGGTGGGCGTCGGTTGCATGGTTGATAGCTGTCAACAGTGCGAAGAGTGCGCTGAAGGGCTGGAGAACTACTGCGACAACATGGTGCTGACCTATAACGGCCCAACCCAGGACGCGCCGGGCCACACTCTGGGCGGCTATTCCCAGCAGATCGTGGTCAATGAACGCTACGTGCTGCGGATAACTCATCCCGAAGCGCAGCTGGCCGCCGTCGCCCCGTTGCTGTGCGCCGGGATCACCACCTACTCGCCGCTGCGCCACTGGCACGCCGGGCCGGGTAAAAAAGTCGGCGTGGTCGGCATCGGCGGCCTGGGGCATATGGGGATCAAGTTGGCCCATGCCATGGGGGCCCACGTGGTGGCCTTTACCACCTCCGAATCCAAACGCGACGCGGCCAGAGCGCTGGGCGCTGATGAAGTGGTGGTATCGCGCAATGAAGACGAAATGGCAAACCATGTTAAAAGCTTCGATTTCATCCTTAACACCGTGGCGGCGCCGCACAATCTCGATGCCTTCACCACGCTGCTGAAACGCGATGGCACCATGACTCTCGTGGGCGCTCCGGCCACGCCGCATCCGTCGCCGGAAGTGTTCAATCTGATCTTCCGCCGCCGGTCGATTGCCGGCTCGATGATCGGCGGTATTCCGGAAACTCAGGAGATGCTCGACTTCTGCGCCGAACACGGCATCGTCGCCGATATCGAATTGATCCGCGGCGATGAGATCAACGAAGCCTGGGAAAGAATGGTCAAGGGTGACGTGAAATACCGCTTCGTGATCGACAGTGCGACCCTCGCCGGCTAA
- a CDS encoding winged helix-turn-helix transcriptional regulator: protein MSIPDANCPGDSALPSFFYGRRTKPLTSVEALYAAFLPASSPFTLARSTYYRFPPMPDEAGLILLEEGIASLCHAENNMVISTIFSPSLFGLIDGYGVFDGIPEKHHCSLFAETNLQGRWIAHQAAAEILSKQNLWQEMAHILAQRLMVLSMRSQEMVGVDSYLMVRTLLMELADYPEAYRQQINVLSFIQRRTNLSRSRIMSILSELRKGDYILIHRGVLKTIAHPLPAHF from the coding sequence ATGTCGATACCTGATGCCAATTGTCCTGGCGACTCGGCCTTACCGTCCTTTTTCTACGGTAGACGGACCAAACCGTTAACCTCGGTGGAAGCCTTATACGCTGCGTTCCTGCCCGCCAGTTCTCCCTTTACCCTGGCGCGTTCGACCTACTACCGTTTTCCCCCGATGCCGGACGAAGCCGGATTAATTCTGCTCGAAGAAGGAATTGCCTCGCTGTGCCATGCGGAAAACAATATGGTTATATCGACGATATTTTCCCCGTCGCTATTCGGATTAATCGATGGCTATGGCGTGTTTGACGGCATTCCGGAAAAACACCACTGTTCTCTGTTTGCTGAGACAAATTTGCAGGGGCGCTGGATAGCACATCAGGCGGCGGCCGAGATCCTGAGTAAGCAAAACCTGTGGCAGGAAATGGCCCATATTCTGGCGCAGCGGCTGATGGTGTTGAGCATGCGTTCACAGGAGATGGTGGGGGTGGATTCTTACCTGATGGTGCGAACCCTGTTAATGGAGTTGGCGGACTATCCGGAGGCGTATCGTCAACAAATCAACGTGTTAAGCTTTATACAACGCCGTACCAACCTGTCGCGCAGCCGCATTATGTCGATTCTGTCGGAGCTGCGCAAAGGCGACTATATCCTTATCCACCGTGGAGTGCTAAAGACCATCGCCCACCCGCTTCCCGCTCACTTTTAA
- a CDS encoding putative quinol monooxygenase: protein MISLIAVLKAKPGQTDALRQALQALLLPTRQEPGNLDYALFQLRDTPDTFYMREAWQGQDALDAHVAMPYFQAFVSQMESLLAEPLRLDYLTAIEP from the coding sequence ATGATATCGCTTATCGCCGTGCTCAAGGCGAAACCGGGCCAAACGGATGCCCTGCGCCAGGCCCTGCAGGCGCTGCTCCTGCCGACGAGACAGGAGCCGGGCAACCTCGACTACGCCCTGTTTCAGCTGCGCGACACGCCAGACACATTCTATATGCGCGAGGCGTGGCAGGGACAGGACGCCCTCGATGCCCATGTCGCGATGCCCTATTTTCAGGCGTTTGTTTCGCAGATGGAGAGTTTACTGGCTGAACCGCTGCGGCTGGACTACCTGACGGCGATTGAACCTTAG
- a CDS encoding zinc-binding alcohol dehydrogenase family protein, translated as MKAIAITQAAADGNNIPSLTEIDLPIPTARGRDLLVAVKAISVNPVDTKVRAGFQGDTPRVLGWDAVGVVQSVGEEVTLFAPGDEVWYAGALGRAGSNSEYQLVDERLVAHKPRTLDNAAAAALPLTAITAWELLFHRLGVEEGGNAGDTLLIVGAAGGVGSILTQLASKLTGMTVIGTASRPESQQWVQEAGAHHVIDHSKPLADELARIGITSVTHVASLTNTEQHFKALIDALAPQGKLALIDDPQTLDVVPLKAKSLSLHWEFMFTRSMFETDDMIAQHQLLTRVAALIDNHTIKTTLGEHYGAITAANLQKAHRQLETGRAVGKIVLEGF; from the coding sequence ATGAAAGCTATCGCCATTACTCAAGCCGCCGCTGACGGCAACAACATCCCTTCTTTAACCGAGATCGACCTGCCGATCCCCACGGCCCGCGGGCGTGACCTGCTGGTCGCTGTGAAGGCTATCTCGGTCAATCCAGTAGACACCAAAGTGCGCGCGGGATTCCAGGGCGACACGCCGCGGGTGCTGGGCTGGGATGCCGTTGGCGTAGTGCAGTCCGTCGGTGAGGAGGTCACGCTGTTCGCGCCCGGGGACGAGGTCTGGTACGCCGGCGCGCTGGGCCGGGCCGGCAGCAACAGTGAATATCAGCTGGTGGATGAGCGCCTGGTGGCGCACAAACCGCGCACCCTCGATAATGCCGCCGCCGCCGCGCTGCCGCTGACGGCGATCACCGCCTGGGAGCTGCTGTTTCACCGTCTCGGCGTTGAGGAAGGCGGCAATGCGGGCGACACGCTGCTGATCGTCGGCGCGGCGGGGGGTGTGGGGTCGATCCTGACGCAACTGGCCAGTAAACTGACCGGCATGACGGTGATTGGCACCGCGTCGCGTCCGGAAAGCCAGCAATGGGTCCAGGAGGCGGGCGCGCACCATGTGATCGATCACAGCAAGCCGCTCGCCGACGAGCTGGCGCGCATTGGCATCACGTCGGTGACCCATGTCGCCAGCCTGACCAACACCGAGCAGCACTTCAAAGCGCTGATCGACGCCCTCGCCCCGCAGGGCAAACTGGCGCTGATTGACGATCCACAGACCCTGGACGTGGTGCCGCTGAAAGCGAAAAGCCTGTCCCTGCACTGGGAATTTATGTTCACCCGGTCTATGTTTGAGACCGATGACATGATCGCCCAGCATCAGTTGCTCACCCGCGTGGCGGCGCTGATCGACAACCACACGATCAAGACCACCCTTGGCGAACACTATGGCGCCATCACCGCCGCCAATCTGCAGAAAGCGCATCGCCAGCTGGAAACCGGACGCGCCGTCGGCAAGATCGTGCTGGAGGGGTTTTAA
- a CDS encoding DUF3237 domain-containing protein — MTPELRHCFSITIQVDKPVIVSRSPQTGKRQLIPIVGGSVSGQLRGHVLPGGVDSQIIEPDGTCRLSARYALQVAEGTVYVENNGIRRVPAQYHDQLFADDMRFFSDIPPESIYFRTVPTFEVDTPALSWLTTSLFICTGGRTQDGVMLDFYQVG; from the coding sequence ATGACCCCCGAACTCAGACACTGTTTTTCCATTACCATCCAGGTTGATAAACCGGTAATCGTCTCCCGCAGTCCGCAGACCGGTAAGCGCCAGCTGATCCCGATTGTCGGCGGCAGCGTCTCGGGTCAACTTCGCGGCCACGTATTACCCGGCGGCGTCGACAGCCAGATAATCGAACCCGACGGCACCTGCAGGCTGTCCGCCCGCTATGCCCTGCAGGTGGCGGAAGGGACGGTCTATGTGGAAAACAATGGCATCCGCCGGGTGCCGGCCCAGTATCATGACCAGCTTTTCGCCGACGATATGCGATTTTTTAGCGATATTCCGCCAGAATCCATCTATTTTCGCACCGTGCCCACCTTTGAGGTGGATACTCCCGCGCTCAGCTGGCTAACCACCTCGCTGTTTATCTGCACCGGTGGCCGGACCCAGGATGGCGTGATGCTCGACTTCTATCAGGTGGGCTGA